A region from the Marinobacter sp. SS13-12 genome encodes:
- the fis gene encoding DNA-binding transcriptional regulator Fis, with the protein MTAETLVNDNLTAPANDDIHQLQTVNSSGNTVTLRDSVEVALKNYFAQLDGAPVTEVYQLVLSEVEAPLLEQVMKYTRNNQTKASTMLGLNRGTLRKKLKQYGLL; encoded by the coding sequence ATGACGGCTGAGACTTTGGTTAATGACAATCTGACAGCACCCGCCAACGATGACATTCATCAGTTGCAGACGGTGAACAGCAGCGGCAACACCGTTACCCTGCGTGACAGCGTGGAAGTTGCCCTGAAAAACTATTTTGCCCAGCTTGATGGCGCACCGGTCACCGAGGTTTACCAGCTGGTGTTGTCCGAAGTGGAGGCACCGCTGCTGGAGCAGGTGATGAAGTACACCCGCAACAACCAGACCAAGGCGTCAACCATGCTCGGCCTGAACCGCGGCACCCTGCGCAAGAAACTCAAGCAGTACGGTCTGCTATAA
- the dusB gene encoding tRNA dihydrouridine synthase DusB: MLPTAKIGPYTLPNPLIVAPMAGVTDRPFRLLCRRMGAGLAVSEMVIADSKLWNTRKSQTRMNHQGEPEPRSVQIAGGDPDMLANAARLNAEFGAQIIDINMGCPAKKVCNKAAGSALMKDEALVREILEAVVAAVDVPVTLKMRTGWDREHRNAPLIARMAEDAGIQALAIHGRTRADAYKGEAEYDTIAEVKSRVGIPVFANGDITSPEQARHVLSHTGADGLLIGRGAQGRPWIFREILHFLETGRHLSEPPIDEVEQVLSEHLEALHGFYGETMGVRIARKHVGWYLQSHDEDKRFRKRFNAIDCALEQKDSIQQYFAGLRNGEVFAA, encoded by the coding sequence ATGCTGCCAACGGCAAAAATCGGGCCGTATACCCTGCCCAATCCGCTGATCGTTGCGCCCATGGCTGGTGTAACTGATCGTCCTTTTCGCCTGCTCTGTCGGCGGATGGGTGCCGGGCTGGCGGTCTCTGAAATGGTCATTGCGGACAGCAAGCTCTGGAACACACGCAAGTCACAGACACGGATGAACCATCAGGGTGAACCCGAGCCCAGGTCGGTGCAGATTGCCGGCGGCGATCCTGACATGCTGGCCAATGCTGCCAGGCTGAATGCCGAGTTCGGAGCCCAGATCATCGATATCAACATGGGCTGCCCGGCCAAGAAAGTGTGCAACAAGGCTGCCGGCTCGGCACTGATGAAAGATGAAGCGTTGGTGCGGGAGATTCTGGAAGCCGTTGTGGCCGCTGTGGATGTTCCGGTAACCCTCAAGATGCGCACCGGGTGGGACCGGGAGCACCGCAACGCACCGCTTATTGCCCGTATGGCGGAAGATGCCGGCATTCAGGCCCTGGCGATCCATGGGCGCACCCGCGCTGATGCCTACAAGGGCGAGGCGGAGTACGACACCATCGCCGAGGTCAAGTCCCGGGTTGGCATTCCGGTCTTTGCCAACGGTGATATCACCTCACCAGAACAGGCAAGGCATGTGCTCAGCCACACTGGCGCAGACGGTTTGTTGATTGGTCGCGGTGCCCAGGGGCGGCCCTGGATTTTCCGGGAAATCCTGCATTTTCTGGAGACCGGCAGGCACCTGTCGGAACCGCCTATAGACGAGGTGGAACAGGTGCTCAGCGAACACCTGGAAGCATTGCACGGCTTTTATGGCGAAACCATGGGCGTGCGCATCGCCAGGAAACATGTGGGCTGGTATCTGCAGTCCCACGACGAAGACAAGCGATTCCGCAAACGCTTCAACGCCATCGACTGCGCGCTGGAGCAGAAAGACAGTATTCAACAGTACTTTGCAGGCTTACGAAATGGAGAGGTATTCGCAGCATGA
- a CDS encoding DUF3426 domain-containing protein has product MTQSSLQTRCPKCDTRFRVTDAQLSVAGGKVRCGNCMAVFNAVEHQVKGSSSSDQSATTSPTAAKQDKSSDQNFTADDDLIFADNPEEDAAEGPYAGTKLTFSEDELSDSFRTVDERKSGTFESEDEESQEKIDESWAEAMLSDDAPAQKPEPARPQESEASAKPADRTEEQAPAQSGPTRAAPPGREGLSLEPADEPEGFYVDQPPSSSRDYDRGPAADDEPMTASSPYTNLRREPVSVGGNGSGRLRTALWTLVVLALIGVLVAQVTWFQFDRLSSIPELRPFYEQGCEIAGCELKPLVNVEAIQSRKLVVRTNPDNRSQLVVDAVIINRAAFEQPFPAIALTFSNLNGDVVAQSIFTPDEYLAGEGRKMEAMPSDTPVRIVINIRDPGRDAVNYNIAFRANQG; this is encoded by the coding sequence ATGACCCAGAGCAGCCTGCAGACTCGATGCCCGAAATGCGATACCCGCTTTCGGGTGACCGACGCCCAGCTTAGCGTAGCCGGCGGCAAAGTGCGCTGTGGCAACTGTATGGCCGTGTTCAACGCCGTGGAGCATCAGGTCAAAGGCAGCTCATCCAGCGACCAAAGTGCGACTACCTCCCCGACCGCAGCAAAACAGGACAAATCATCAGACCAGAACTTTACGGCCGATGACGACCTGATTTTCGCGGACAACCCGGAAGAGGATGCCGCCGAAGGCCCTTACGCCGGCACCAAACTGACGTTCTCCGAAGACGAACTGAGCGACAGCTTCCGCACGGTCGATGAACGTAAGAGCGGCACCTTCGAGAGCGAAGACGAAGAGAGCCAAGAAAAAATAGATGAAAGCTGGGCGGAGGCCATGCTCTCTGACGACGCCCCTGCGCAAAAACCGGAGCCTGCCCGACCGCAAGAATCCGAGGCTTCCGCGAAACCGGCAGATCGCACGGAAGAACAGGCGCCAGCACAGTCCGGGCCCACCAGGGCGGCGCCACCAGGGCGGGAAGGCCTGAGTCTGGAACCTGCAGACGAACCAGAGGGGTTCTATGTCGACCAACCCCCATCGTCGTCACGCGACTACGATCGCGGACCGGCAGCGGACGATGAACCCATGACGGCGAGCTCTCCCTATACCAATCTTCGCCGCGAACCTGTTTCCGTTGGCGGCAACGGCAGCGGCCGCCTGAGAACAGCCCTATGGACCCTGGTAGTGCTGGCCCTGATCGGTGTTCTGGTGGCGCAGGTTACCTGGTTCCAGTTCGACCGCCTGTCTTCCATACCGGAACTGCGTCCGTTCTACGAACAGGGCTGCGAAATTGCAGGCTGCGAGTTGAAGCCACTGGTTAACGTCGAGGCCATCCAGAGCCGCAAACTGGTGGTACGAACCAATCCCGACAACCGCAGCCAACTGGTGGTCGACGCTGTCATCATTAACCGGGCGGCCTTCGAGCAGCCTTTTCCCGCCATTGCCCTGACCTTTTCCAACCTGAATGGTGACGTGGTCGCCCAGAGCATCTTCACACCGGACGAATACCTCGCCGGTGAAGGCAGGAAAATGGAGGCCATGCCCTCAGACACACCGGTCAGGATTGTGATCAATATCAGGGACCCGGGCAGAGATGCCGTGAACTACAATATTGCGTTCCGAGCCAATCAGGGGTAA
- the prmA gene encoding 50S ribosomal protein L11 methyltransferase yields the protein MPWIQLQIPADPDNADQLEDLLMEMGAEAVSMEDAADQPLYEPDPGTTPLWHQTSVTGLFGSERDIDELCAAVKDAWHQQTQQSLPDIDITLVEDKDWEREWMEDFKPLRFGERLWIVPSWHDAPDPQAANLLLDPGLAFGTGTHPTTALCLEWLDGHDVSSRQVVDYGCGSGILGLAALLLGADHVIGVDTDPQALEASRENARRNQVEEGRLDLFLPADEPDTMADIMLANILAQPLIGLAPRLAAKVKPGGNIVLSGILSNQAREVMEAYEPWFVMDEPEQREEWIRLTGRRTDR from the coding sequence ATGCCCTGGATACAATTACAGATCCCGGCTGATCCCGACAATGCGGACCAGCTCGAGGATCTGCTTATGGAGATGGGCGCCGAAGCCGTCTCCATGGAAGATGCCGCCGACCAGCCACTGTACGAGCCCGACCCCGGCACCACACCGCTATGGCACCAGACCAGCGTGACCGGCCTGTTCGGCTCGGAACGGGACATTGACGAACTGTGCGCTGCGGTCAAGGATGCCTGGCACCAGCAGACACAGCAGTCATTACCGGACATCGACATTACGTTGGTGGAAGACAAGGACTGGGAACGGGAGTGGATGGAAGACTTCAAGCCCCTCCGCTTCGGCGAGCGCCTGTGGATCGTGCCCAGCTGGCACGACGCGCCAGACCCGCAAGCGGCCAATCTTCTGCTGGATCCGGGGCTGGCGTTTGGCACCGGAACCCATCCCACTACTGCACTTTGCCTGGAATGGCTGGACGGCCACGACGTTTCCTCGCGCCAGGTGGTCGACTACGGTTGTGGTTCAGGCATTCTTGGCCTTGCGGCCCTGTTACTGGGCGCTGACCATGTCATCGGCGTTGACACCGATCCCCAGGCACTGGAAGCCAGCCGCGAGAATGCGCGCCGCAACCAGGTTGAGGAAGGCCGGCTTGATCTGTTCCTGCCTGCCGATGAGCCCGACACCATGGCTGACATCATGCTGGCCAATATCCTTGCCCAACCCCTGATCGGCCTCGCGCCCAGGCTGGCGGCGAAGGTGAAGCCCGGTGGCAATATCGTGTTGTCCGGCATACTCTCCAACCAGGCCAGGGAAGTGATGGAAGCTTACGAACCCTGGTTTGTCATGGACGAACCGGAACAGCGTGAAGAGTGGATACGGCTCACAGGACGGCGCACCGACAGGTGA
- the accC gene encoding acetyl-CoA carboxylase biotin carboxylase subunit: MAMLEKVLIANRGEIALRILRACKELGIKTVAVHSQIDRELMHVRLADESVCIGPNSATESYLNIPAIISAAEVTDSVGIHPGYGFLAENADFAEQVEKSGFRFIGPRAETIRLMGNKVSAINSMIEAGVPTVPGSDGPITDDDERTLEVARRIGYPVIIKAASGGGGRGMQVVHSEAALLKSVQITQSEAKNTFGDATVYLEKYLERPRHVEVQVLADTHGNVIHLGDRDCSMQRRHQKVLEEAPAPNIDPEAREITLKACVDACKKIGYVGAGTFEFLYQDGAFYFIEMNTRVQVEHPVSEMVTGVDIVREQLRIASGLPLQYTQDDIKISGHALECRINAEDPKTFVPSPGTVKHFHAPGGNGIRVDSHLYSGYTVPPFYDSMVAKLITWGDDREIARRRMKNALDELLVEGIKTNQALHRKLVRDGGFKQVDFTIHYLEKLIRD, translated from the coding sequence ATGGCTATGTTAGAAAAAGTTCTGATCGCAAACCGCGGCGAGATCGCCCTGCGCATCCTGCGAGCCTGCAAGGAGCTGGGCATCAAGACCGTGGCCGTCCATTCGCAGATTGACCGCGAGCTGATGCATGTGCGCCTGGCGGATGAATCTGTCTGTATCGGCCCCAACAGCGCTACTGAAAGCTACCTGAACATCCCCGCGATCATCAGCGCAGCGGAAGTGACGGATTCCGTCGGTATTCATCCCGGCTATGGCTTTCTTGCGGAAAACGCCGATTTCGCCGAACAGGTGGAAAAAAGCGGCTTTCGCTTTATCGGCCCCAGGGCTGAAACCATTCGCCTGATGGGTAACAAGGTCTCGGCCATCAATTCCATGATCGAAGCCGGTGTTCCCACTGTTCCGGGCTCTGATGGTCCGATCACCGACGATGACGAGCGCACTCTGGAAGTGGCCAGGAGAATCGGCTACCCGGTGATCATCAAGGCAGCCTCCGGTGGCGGCGGCCGTGGCATGCAGGTGGTTCATTCCGAGGCAGCGCTGCTGAAAAGCGTGCAGATCACCCAGAGCGAGGCAAAGAACACCTTTGGCGATGCCACGGTTTACCTCGAGAAATACCTGGAACGCCCCCGCCATGTGGAGGTCCAGGTTCTGGCGGACACCCATGGCAACGTGATTCACCTGGGCGACCGGGACTGCTCCATGCAGCGCCGGCACCAGAAAGTACTGGAAGAAGCACCCGCACCGAACATCGACCCGGAAGCACGGGAAATAACACTGAAGGCCTGCGTCGATGCCTGCAAGAAAATCGGCTATGTGGGGGCCGGCACGTTCGAGTTCCTGTATCAGGACGGCGCCTTCTACTTCATCGAGATGAACACCCGGGTACAGGTGGAGCATCCGGTGTCGGAGATGGTGACTGGCGTGGACATTGTTCGCGAGCAGCTGCGCATTGCCAGTGGCCTGCCCCTGCAATACACCCAGGACGACATCAAGATTTCCGGCCACGCACTGGAATGCCGTATCAATGCCGAGGATCCGAAAACCTTCGTGCCCAGCCCGGGCACGGTCAAGCACTTCCATGCCCCCGGGGGCAACGGCATCCGGGTAGATTCGCACCTGTACAGCGGCTACACCGTGCCACCCTTCTACGACTCCATGGTGGCCAAACTGATCACCTGGGGCGATGATCGGGAAATTGCCCGTCGCCGCATGAAGAACGCGCTGGACGAACTGCTTGTCGAGGGCATCAAGACCAATCAGGCGCTGCACCGGAAACTGGTACGCGATGGCGGTTTCAAACAGGTAGACTTCACCATTCATTATCTGGAGAAGCTGATACGGGACTGA
- the accB gene encoding acetyl-CoA carboxylase biotin carboxyl carrier protein, whose protein sequence is MDIRKIKKLIELLEESDVEELEIHEGDDSVRISRRREQLPAPQYMAQYPSPAPQPGSYPQQSTQAADEPAKPAEPTGHAVKSPMVGTFYRSPSPTAKSFVEVGQSVKAGDVVCIVEAMKMMNQIEADKSGTIAEILVENGQPVEFDQPLIIIS, encoded by the coding sequence ATGGACATTCGCAAGATCAAGAAACTTATAGAGCTGCTGGAGGAATCCGACGTCGAGGAGCTGGAAATTCACGAGGGTGATGATTCCGTTCGCATTTCTCGCCGTCGTGAACAATTGCCTGCGCCGCAGTACATGGCTCAGTATCCGTCTCCGGCACCCCAGCCCGGGTCATACCCGCAGCAGTCCACACAGGCTGCCGATGAGCCGGCCAAACCTGCGGAACCCACCGGCCATGCCGTGAAGTCACCGATGGTGGGCACTTTCTACCGCTCGCCCTCGCCCACGGCCAAGTCGTTCGTGGAAGTCGGGCAGTCGGTTAAGGCCGGTGACGTGGTGTGCATTGTGGAAGCCATGAAGATGATGAACCAGATCGAGGCGGACAAGAGCGGTACCATCGCCGAGATCCTGGTAGAGAACGGGCAGCCGGTCGAATTCGACCAGCCACTGATCATCATTTCCTGA
- the aroQ gene encoding type II 3-dehydroquinate dehydratase, whose amino-acid sequence MATILVLHGPNLNMLGTREPEVYGYETLSDIDERLHRKAAESGHHLLHLQSNAEYELIERIHEARSEGVDFIIFNPAAFTHTSVALRDAMLASGIPFIEVHISNVHAREAFRHHSYFSDIAEGVICGLGSHGYDLALKAALQRIHR is encoded by the coding sequence ATGGCGACCATACTCGTCCTCCATGGACCCAACCTGAACATGCTCGGAACCCGCGAGCCGGAGGTCTATGGCTATGAGACTTTGTCCGACATTGATGAACGATTGCACCGGAAAGCCGCCGAAAGTGGTCATCACCTGCTACATTTACAGTCAAACGCGGAATATGAACTGATTGAGCGGATCCATGAAGCAAGATCAGAAGGGGTGGATTTCATCATTTTCAACCCGGCGGCATTCACTCACACCAGTGTTGCACTGCGGGATGCCATGCTGGCATCAGGCATTCCGTTTATTGAGGTACATATTTCCAACGTGCATGCGCGGGAAGCGTTCCGCCATCACTCCTATTTTTCTGATATCGCCGAAGGCGTTATCTGCGGGCTGGGCAGCCATGGGTACGACCTCGCACTCAAAGCGGCCCTGCAACGAATTCATCGATAG
- a CDS encoding diguanylate cyclase: MNDESQKDKLRQHFARRVTTQARVVLDTWQKVHEDTSQSAAFRGDFARAADKLVRYARRFEMASHADSGQKVFELIGEWPEGEALPDGLDRKLQDAIEQLSRCTLRRTDQTASEAPQQYRRTPVYIALSSEEMAGRLIRQLEFFGFRASAFHTSDKLIEACALHKPETILMDVNYGGEQLSGIATIERLQERHDTPIPIIFMSDEDGTIETRLRASRCGGEEFFFPAVDPGQLIEKIETYTHGNTVEPYKVLVLDDSRAQAKFMETVLKKAGMTAHIITDPMQIIHALEDFSPEIIILDMYMPGCTGMEIARVIRQQDRFHSVPIIYLSAEEDVSKQLHAMSLGGDDFLTKPIDPKHLIATIHNRGRRARSLLALMIRDSLTGLFNHTHTLHLLDQEIVKCRQKDQPLCFAMIDIDYFKKVNDTFGHPIGDRVLRSLSMFLKQRLRKTDHIGRYGGEEFAIILPDTRESDARNVLNEIRERFSELLQPAGDREFNVTFSCGVAAWKGDTSPALCERADRALYRSKEQGRNCVTAAGD; encoded by the coding sequence ATGAACGACGAAAGCCAGAAAGACAAACTCAGGCAGCACTTTGCTCGCCGCGTCACAACCCAGGCCAGGGTTGTCCTGGATACGTGGCAGAAGGTCCACGAAGACACCAGCCAGTCTGCCGCGTTCAGGGGCGATTTTGCCAGAGCGGCCGACAAGCTGGTTCGCTACGCCAGACGCTTCGAGATGGCGAGCCATGCTGACTCCGGACAGAAAGTGTTCGAGCTTATTGGCGAGTGGCCCGAAGGCGAGGCGCTGCCGGACGGCCTGGACCGCAAACTGCAGGATGCCATCGAACAGCTCTCCCGGTGCACCCTGCGGCGCACTGACCAGACGGCGAGCGAAGCCCCACAGCAGTATCGCCGCACCCCGGTCTACATAGCGCTGTCCAGCGAGGAAATGGCAGGCCGGCTCATTCGTCAGCTCGAGTTCTTCGGCTTCCGCGCGTCCGCTTTCCACACCTCGGACAAGCTGATTGAAGCCTGCGCCCTCCACAAGCCCGAAACCATCCTCATGGACGTCAACTACGGTGGCGAACAGTTAAGTGGCATTGCCACTATTGAACGCCTGCAGGAGCGCCACGATACGCCCATTCCCATTATCTTCATGAGCGATGAAGACGGCACCATCGAGACGCGGCTGCGCGCCTCACGCTGCGGTGGCGAGGAATTTTTCTTTCCGGCAGTAGACCCGGGCCAGCTGATCGAAAAGATCGAGACATACACTCACGGCAACACGGTAGAACCCTACAAGGTACTGGTTCTGGATGACTCCCGCGCCCAGGCCAAGTTCATGGAAACGGTGCTCAAAAAGGCCGGGATGACCGCCCATATCATCACCGACCCCATGCAGATCATCCATGCGCTGGAGGACTTTTCTCCGGAGATCATTATCCTCGATATGTACATGCCCGGTTGTACAGGCATGGAAATCGCCCGGGTGATTCGCCAGCAGGACCGATTCCACAGCGTACCCATCATTTACCTGTCGGCCGAGGAGGACGTCAGCAAGCAACTCCATGCCATGAGCCTCGGGGGCGATGACTTTCTTACCAAACCCATCGACCCCAAGCACCTGATCGCCACCATCCACAACCGCGGCCGGCGCGCCCGCTCGCTGCTGGCGCTGATGATCCGCGACAGCCTGACGGGGCTGTTCAATCACACCCACACACTGCACCTGCTGGATCAGGAAATCGTGAAATGCCGGCAGAAAGATCAGCCGCTTTGCTTTGCGATGATCGACATCGATTACTTCAAGAAAGTGAATGACACCTTCGGGCATCCCATTGGCGACCGTGTACTCCGAAGCCTGTCCATGTTCCTCAAACAGCGCCTGCGCAAAACCGATCACATAGGCCGGTATGGTGGCGAGGAATTTGCCATCATCCTGCCCGACACCCGCGAGAGCGACGCCCGTAACGTGTTGAACGAAATCCGTGAACGCTTCTCGGAACTGCTGCAGCCAGCGGGTGACCGGGAGTTCAACGTGACGTTCAGTTGCGGCGTTGCCGCCTGGAAGGGTGACACCTCCCCAGCTCTGTGCGAACGTGCAGACAGGGCGCTCTACCGCTCCAAGGAGCAGGGGCGGAACTGCGTTACGGCCGCTGGCGACTGA